In Planococcus sp. MB-3u-03, the DNA window CGATTGTAGTTATGATTATCGGTATGATCCTCCTCTGGGGAGGGCTTGCAGCGAGCATTTTCCACGCTGTAAGATCGAGCAAAGCAAACAAAGCAGAAGACTTAGGATAAAATGGAAAACCTCTGGCAGAACGCTTGCTGGAGGTTTTTTGTTTACTTATGCGACGATAGCACAGCTTGTCCACAAAGCCTTGGTGTGATACATTTGAAGCAGGATGTAAGCAGGTAAAGCAGGATGATGCGGGCCCAGGCTTTTGTCATTACTAGGTATGGGTGGTGAGGACATTGATCACAATTGAAAAGTGGAATTACGAGGTGATCGAGGATCATCGCGAAGGATTTCAGGAAGAAGCATTCCAGAACAGGTACAGTGATATTCTGGCCAAATACGATTACATCCTGGGCGACTGGGGATACGGGCAGCTTCGCCTTAAAGGTTTTTTTGAAGATAGCAATAACAAAGCAAGCTATGACACGAAGATCAGCACGCTACAGGATTATTTATATGAATACTGCAATTTCGGCTGCTCTTACTTCGTCTTGAAAAAGGCTGGAAAAGCGCCGGAACCAGAAGTGCAGGAACAACCGGAACCCCCCGAGGCGGATTAAGCCGCTGGGGGTTTTTTTGTGCCCATATGATATGATAGAGAAGAAACGCAACAGCGAGAAACAGCAAAATGGAGGGACTCATTATGTATTTTATCGACCGCGGAAAAATCAAGGAAGCCATCACGTATATGGATGCGCTCATCGCTTTATATGAAGAGAATGGCCAGTGGAATTCGTTGAAAGACCAATTGGCTTTGGAGCGTCTGGCACTCGGGGCGATTGAAGCGGTGATCGATGTCGGGAATTCAATGATCGATGGTTTTATTATGCGCGATCCGGGTAGTTACGAAGATATCATCGATATATTGGTGGATGAAAAAGTGATCACCGAAGAAATGGACCAGCCCTTGAAAGAACTCGTCGGCCTGCGCAAGATGCTTGTACGAGAATTCATTGCGGTCGACCATACAGAAATCAAGCGCGTAATGGATGCGCAGTTAGACAGCCTGAAACAATTCGGCCCTAAAGTGGCCCATTATCTTGAACATGAACTTGGGCCGGTCTCTGCGTTCATTCCGGAGAACGACAATGGAAAAAATTAAGCGCTATAAGGCGTATTGCCTGGATCTGGATGGTACGGTGTACCGGGGCGAGGCGCCGGTTCAGGAAGCTGCGCAATTTGTCAGCCGCTTGCAACAACAAGGCATCGAAGCTTTTTATGTCACGAACAACGCCTCCAAAACGCAAGGGCAATTATATGAAAAGCTGAAAAGGGTCGGTGTCAATGCCGATAAATCGCGCATTATGTCATCAGCGGTCGCGGCGGCAAAATACATCAAGCGTTGGTACCCGGGCCGCACGGTTTACCTGATCGGTTCAGATGGCTTGAAGGAAGCGCTTGATGCGGAAGGAATCGACTGCGTCGAGAAACAGGCAGACATCGTCCTGATGGGGCTCGACCCACAGATTACTTACGAGAAACTATCGCGCGCTTGCCTTGAGGTGCAAAGAGGAGCAGTATTCTTGTCGACCAACCAGGACTTGGCATATCCAACGGAAGAAGGGTTTTGCCAGGCAACGGGGCCATAACAGCTGTCGTATCCAAAGCGGCAGACGTCGACCCGGTATTTATCGGCAAGCCGGAAATCCATATGCTCGAAGCCATCCAGCATGAATGGGGATTCGAGAAAGGGGAAATGGTGATGATCGGGGATAATTATGACACCGATATTCAAGCGGGCATCCGCTTCGGTATTGATACTGTCCATGTCAACACTGGAGTGACCCCGATGGATGCCGTTATGCAAAAAGACCATCCTGCGACGCACATGCTAGAGAACCTCAGTTTTTGGAAGCATTAAAAAAAGCCGTCCAAAAGGCGGCTTAAAATAACGGGTTTTCTTCTATGAACTCATATATTTTCTTGGTCAGCTCTTCAGGGCTGTCCGCTTCCACAATTTCACCGTTCACGAGTGCAAACAAGGATTCGGCACATTGGCTGCAGTAGCTTAAACAACCATATTCGAGCACGTCCAAATTCGGGTCCTGTTCTAATTTTGCAAAAGACTCTTCTGAACCATTGGCGAGATTACTCATGCAAAATTCTATAATCGGGTTCATTCCAGCTCACCTCACTACTAGGAAATCCTAACGTGTTTCCGTGCAACCGTCAATTAATTGATTTTGCCCGGAAAGGATTGTGAAAGTTATCACAATCAGCTATACTCATATTTGGAATCAAGAGCAGAATGACGGGCTAAAGGAGAATTTTATGAAGAAATTAGTCTTACTAGGTGGCGGCTACGGCAATATGCGGGTCTTGCTTCGGCTCTTGCCGAATAATTTCCCGCAGGATATGGAAATTATTCTCATTGACCGTACACCTTTTCACAGTATGAAAACTGAGTTTTACGCCCTGGCTGCAGGGACCGAATCCGACCAGGAAGTGCGTGTGCCGTTTCCGGAGCACGAACGCCTGAAAATCGTCAATGGCGAGATTCGGGAAATCGGCCTTGAGGAAAAATGCATCTTCCTCGAAGATGGCCAGCGCATCGCATACGATGAATTGATCATCGGGCTCGGCTGTATCGATAAATACCACGGTGTTCCGGGGGCAGATGAATTCACCTACAGCATCCAAACTATCGGCAACTCGCGGAAAACCTATGAAGCCTTGCTTGGATTGAAATCAGGCGCGACTGTCGGCGTCGTCGGTGCTGGGCTTAGCGGCATCGAACTCGCCAGTGAACTACGCGAAAGCCGCAGTGACCTGCAAATCAAGCTGTTCGACCGCAGCCCGCGGATTTTGCGCGACTTCCCGGAACGTCTCAGCAATTTCGTCAAGAAATGGTTCGATAATAATAACGTTGATGTCGTGTCCAATTCGAACATCACGAAAGTGGAGCCGAACCTTCTCCACAACCACGAAGAAACGATTCCGGTCGACGCAGTCGTCTGGACGGCGGGTATCCAGCCGGTCAAGCCGGTACGCGACTTGAATCTGGAAAGCGACGGCAGTGGGCGCATCATCATCAACCAATACCACCAATTGCCGAACGATGAAAATGTCTATGTCGTCGGCGATTGTGCGGCACTTCCGATGGCGCCTTCTGCACAGCTGGCGGAAGAACAAGCCGAACAGATCGTCAAAGTGCTGCGCATGAAATGGAAAGGCGAGGAATTGCCTGAAACAATGCCAGAGATCAAGCTAAAAGGCTTCCTCGGCTCGCTCGGGAAAAAACAAGGCTTTGCCTACCTCGCAGACCGCACCGTCACCGGACGCATTGCGCGTTTGATGAAATCGGGCGTCTTGTGGATGTACAAATGGCATAATGGGTAAAGAAAAAAGCGCTCCCCGGAGCGCTTTTTTCAGAGTGTTGAAGAAGTCTATCAACCCATTATGAATTAAAAGGAGAATATCTTTACAACATTCAAAAATCAGTGATCAATCTAAGTATTTGGAGAAGCGTTCGCTCGTAACCCCTTCTGCTCAATAATGCTGCGCATTACTTTCGCAAAGATAATGTCTCCCGTAGGTCGACTTTATCTTTCCTGTGGATTAGCGAGACGACCGAGACCCCGCAAGACGCGAAGCGGCTGAGGAGGCTTGGGCGCGAGCCCACGGAAAGCGAGCGATAAGCTTCGGAAAATACGACTTCTTACCTTTCTCGACAGCCTGGAAAAAAGCGCTCCCCTAAGCGCTTTTTTTATTTATTCAGCAGCGGCAAAGCCGTGTTTCTCGAGTTCCTGGTAGACAGGCTTCAATTGAATATAGCCTTCACCGACCACTTCGCCTTCGATTAGCACAAGCGGGTAGAAAAATTCATCTTCCAAGATGCGCTCCGCATACTCTTGCTGCTTGGCATCTTGCAGCGGTTTCTCAATATCGATATAGCTTATTGAAAATGGTTGGTCTTTGTATTTTCTCGAGATGGCGGCCTCGAGCCATTCGTAGGTATCCTTGGACGACGGGGCATTTACACAGCTGGCGCAGATCTGGTCGGTTCCGTAAACTTCGATGTTCGGGATTTTTGTCATGGATATTGGCCTCCTGGAAATTCATTATTGGCTTTTTGTGCTTATTCACATTATAATGATTGTAATGAAAGGAGTCGATAAAAATGACTGAAGCTATGATGGAAGATCAAGTAATGGAAGTCTTAGATAAATTACGGCCATTCCTTTTGCGCGACGGGGGAGACTGTGAATTGGTGGATGTAGAGGACGGTATCGTGAAGCTCCGCTTACTCGGTGCTTGCGGCAGCTGCCCAAGTTCAACAATCACATTGAAAGCGGGCATCGAACGCGCGCTTGTCGAGGAAGTTCCTGGCGTCGTTGAAGTGGAACAAGTCTTTTAATGTCCAGGGGCCTTTTGCAGGTCCCTTTTTATGTCCGCCATCAGACAGGCGGTAAAATGGAAAAGAAAGGGTGAACGTAGATGACACAAGTTGTAGAAATTACAGAAGCCGCTTCTTTCCAAGTCAAGGAAATGATGCGCCATAACGAAGAGGAAGGATCTTTCCTGCGCGTGGCTGTAAAAGGCGGCGGCTGCAGCGGGCTGACTTATGGCATGGGTTTCGAGCCGGAAGTGGCAGAAACGGACGATCAATACGAACAGCACGGCGTCCGCATCCTGATCAACAAAGAAGATGCCCCGATCCTGCAAGGGACTGTAGTGGACTATAAGCAGTCCTTGATGGGCGGCGGGTTCACGATTGACAACCCAAACGCCATCGCCTCATGCGGCTGCGGCACGAGTTTCCGCACCGCGAAAAAAGCAGGAACGCCTGAAAATTGCTGATGAACCGACCCGCTCCTTCACAGAAGCGGGTTTTTTCAATTTTCCCTTTTGTCGCGCATCTTGTGTAAGGGCATTCAACTGTTGAAAAGCATTTGCAAAAGGGCTAATATAGAGGATAGGTGTTTACTGGAATCTGTTTTATTATTTCCGGTACATAAAATGACTTGAAGGTGGTTGCGATTGTGTTGAAAAGACCGTCAATATTAGTATTAGGTGCAGGCTATGGTGGATTGACTACTGTAGTGAACTTGCAAAAAGAATTTGGGACAGACGCTGCGGACATTACGCTCATCAACAAAAACGAATATCATTACGAAAGCACATGGCTCCATGAAGCAGCAGCAGGTACATTGCTTCCGGAACAAGTGCGCTACGACATCAAAGACGTCATCGATACCGGCAAAGTGAATTTCGTCCAAGCCACTGTCGAAGGCATCGACGTAGACAGCAAGAAAGTTTCGACTGACAACGGGGAGTTCACATATGATTACCTTGTCATCGGGCTTGGCTTTGAAGGAGAAACATTCGGAATCGAAGGCCTTGACACATATGCGTTGTCCATCGCCAATGTCAAAGCTGCGCGCTATATCCGCGAGCACATCGAATTCCAGTTTGCGACATGGTCCACTGAAGAAGTGAAGAACGACAGCCGCTTGACGATCGTTGTCGGCGGAGCTGGATTCACAGGAATCGAATTCCTTGGGGAACTTGCAAACCGCGTGCCGGAACTTTGCAAAGAGTTCGACGTGCCGCGCGAAAAAGTACGTGTCATCTGTGTAGAAGCTGCACCGATGGTCTTGCCAGGATTCGACCCTGAATTGGTGGATTATGCAGTCGGCCATCTTCAAGCGAAAGGCATTGAATTCTCTATCGGAACGCCAGTCGTTGAAGCGACTCCTGAAGGCGTGAAGATCAAGAAGAATGATGATGAGTTCGAATTCATCTATGCCGGTACAGTCGTTTGGGCAGCAGGCGTCCGCGGGAACCGCTTGATTGAAGAAACATCCATCGAAAGCATGCGCGCGCGCATTAAAGTCGAAAAAGACATGCGTGCACCAGGCTATTCCGATGTATTCATCGTCGGTGACTGCGCATTGATGATCAACGAAGAAACAAATCGCCCGTACCCGCCAACTGCACAAATTGCGATGCAGCAAGGTGAGCGCATTGCGAAAAACATCAAAGCACTTGCAGGCGACGGTACGACAGAAGAGTTTGTTCCTAATTTGAAAGGAACTGTGTGCTCACTTGGAGAAGAAGATGCGATCGGCGTTGTCTTCGGCAAGAAAGTAACAGGCAAACGCGCGTCGTTCATGAAGAAAATGATCGATAACCGTGCATTGTACATGATCGGTGGCCCTGGATTGGTCTTGAAAAAAGGTAAATTCAAGGTACTATAAGAATGAAAGCCTCCCAGTGCGGGGGGCTTTTTTTCACATCGCGATAAGGAGTGGAGGCCATGTCGAGAAACAAAAGGGGAGATGTCTGGCTCGGTGCTGCCGGGCTGGTCGTAAACCAACGGAACGAATGGCTCGTCGTCAAGAAGCGCTACGGCGGGCTTCACGGGAAATGGTCGTTGCCAGCAGGGTTTGTTGAAAAAGATGAAACAGTCGACCAAGCAGCCTTGAGGGAAGTGAAAGAAGAAACCGGGATCGACTGTACGGTGCTTGGCATGATCGGTTTCCGCTCGGGGGTCATCAAGGGCAGAATCAGCGATAATATGGCGGTATTTCTGCTGCGTCCGCTTGAAAACGAACAACCCGTCATAGCGCAGCAAGAAGAACTTTACGAAGCTGCATGGCGCTCTCCGGAAGATTTGTCGGAAGATCAAGATGCCTCGGTCATGCTCCATGAAATGGCTTCATACATAGTAGAGGAAGGGTTTGAGTCGATCGAAGACGTCGACCCTGGGCATATTTTTGGCTACACAGACTATAAACTATTTTTCCGGCATAAATACTAGATTATAATTAACAGATAATTTAGAAAAAGATAGAATGATAAAGGAAAAAAGAGAATAATGGAGATAAAGGCGTTTGTATCCGTTTACAAACGTTCTTTTTTATTTGCAGCGATTTGCGATACGTGATATATTACCAATTATCAGAATATTAAAAACAACAGAGGAGGTGTTTCGAATGACAGTCTTCAAGAAGAGAACTACTGCAAACCATTGCCCATACTGCGCGGGCCAAGGATATTTCCAACTACGGTTGGGCGGCTCCGAAACGTGCTCCTGCTGTTCAGGATCCGGGAAAAACAAATAAACTGTGAAAACACGAAAGAGCAGCTGCGATAGCTGCTCTTTTTTATATGGACAGTGCTTCTGTGACAAAGTCATGAATACTGTTCCTCCACATTGAAAGGGCTTTGCCTTTCGGGTAAACTGAGGAAAGGAATAACGGAGGTTAGAGTCCATGAACAGTTCATTTACCATTGTCCAATTGATCATTTCCATCCTGCTTTTTTACGTGATGTTTTTCGGCATCGGCTTCTTGCTGAACATGCTGCTGCGCATGACGTGGCTGATGGCGGTCGTGTATCCGGTTGTCATCCTGCTCGTCATTGACGACGTTGGCGTGTTTGATTATTTTAGAGCCCCAGGCGAGTCCTTTTCGATGCTCGGGGAGACTATCCGCTCGCTAACGGGCAGCGATATTGCCGTACTGACGGCCGGCTTTCTCGGGGCAGTCACTTCTGGAATCGTCATGAAAATATTGCGCAAGATGGGGTATCAAATGTTTTGATGCCGCTTATAGAAAAAGCCGGTCCGCATTTGCGGGCCGGCTTTTTTTCTAGAGCATGCTATAGAAGACAACGGACAGCGCAATTCCTGTCAGCGCCCCCATGAACACTTCACTCGGTTTATGGCCGAGCAGCGTTTTGAGCTCCTCAATTTTCTCTTCCTCTTTTTTCGATGGCCATTTACGGGTTTCTTCCATAAAATTATTCAAATCCTGGCGCAAGCGATTGATTGTCAATGCCTGTTGTCCAGCCTGAAAACGCACCCCTGTCGCGTCATACATGGTGATCACCGCAAACAAGGCGGACACCGCGAATACCGTGGATGAAATGCCTGCCTCATAAGCGACCGCGGTCGTTAGGGATGTCACCGCAGCAGAATGAGAACTCGGCATTCCGCCAGTCGATGTGAAAAGCCCCCAATTCAATTCCCGGGTGACCGCATATTGAATGGGAATTTTAACGAATTGGGCGAAAAAAATCGCGAACAACGCAATCATTAATGGCGTATTGGATAAGAGTTCCATTTGGCAAGCAGCCCCTTCCACTTAAATTCCGTACAGAAAGTATACCATATGCCTGTGGTAACACGCGCTTTGTCAAGCTATTCCGGAAGCCGAAATAATGTTACACTAAATATGCAGTTAAAAGGAGGATACGTATGGAAATCAATGTATTGAAATCCACAGAACAGAACGAAGCAGAAATTCTAATCGTCGGCTTGAGCCGCCATCCCGAAAATGCGGATGGCTGGAAAGGCTTGGAGAAGCGCTTTGACGGACGCCTTGCTGATTGGGTCAAAGGCGGCTTGTCATTCGATTCGAACTCCCTGAGCATTTATCCTACTTTAAAAGGCGATATCCCGCGTGTGTTGTTTGTCGGGATCGGCGACCGCAAAAAATTGTCGGAAGATGATTTGCGCCGTTCGTTCGGCATAGCAGGAAAGCAGTTGGTCAAAGAAAAAATTCGCCATGCCGCCATCTATACGGCTTCTTTCGAAAATGGGGAAGTGACCGGCGAACAAGTCGCGCATCTAGCGGCTGAAGGCATCCAAATGGGCGCTTACCGCTTTGCTGATTATAAAACCAATTCCAATGAAGTGGATCACCGTGTGGAATCGCTGAGCTTTCTGACAGAACAGTCAGCAGATGCCATCCGCCAGGCAGCTTTCGTCGGCACAGTCCATGCGGAAGCAGTCAATGAAGCAAGAACGCTCGTCAATATGCCCGCGAATATCCTGACGCCAACAGCAATGGCTGAATATGCACAAGAGCTTAGCGAAGCTTACGGATTTGAAACGGATATCCTCGGTCGCAGCGAAATCGAAGAGCTCGGCATGGGCGCGCTGCTTGCAGTCAACCAAGGCTCTGTCGAAGAACCGCGTCTCATCGTCATGAAATACAAAGCGACAGACAGTTTTGAAGCTCCGCTTGCACTCGTCGGAAAAGGCATCACTTTTGACACCGGCGGTTATTCCCTCAAGCCGAAAGACGGCATCGTCGGCATGAAAGGGGATATGGGCGGAGCTGCGGCTGTGCTTGGTGCAATGCGTGTCATCGGAGAGCTGAAGCCGGATAAGGACGTAGTAGCTGTCATTGCCTCCACTGACAATATGGTGTCAGGCAATGCCTTCAAACCGGATGATGTCATCACGTCGATGAGCGGCAAGACCATCGAAATCCTCAATACCGATGCAGAAGGGCGTTTGGTATTGGCGGATGCTGTCACGTACGCCAAACAGCTCGGCGCAAGCCAAGTGGTGGATGTGGCGACTTTGACAGGCGGCGTCATCGTCGCACTCGGCAAAGACAAAACAGGCGCGTTGACGAACGATGGCGCGTTTTACGAAAAGTTGCTTGACGTCTCGAAGAAAACGGGTGAGTTCATCTGGCAATTGCCGCTCACTGAAAGCGACAAAAAGCGGCTGCGCAAAAGCGATGTCGCAGACTTGAACAATTCACCGGGACGCGACGGCCATATGATTTTCGGTGGCGGCTTTGTCGGCGAGTTCGTCGGCGACACACCGTGGATCCATTTGGATATCGCCGGAA includes these proteins:
- a CDS encoding methionine/alanine import family NSS transporter small subunit produces the protein MSVSAIVVMIIGMILLWGGLAASIFHAVRSSKANKAEDLG
- a CDS encoding NifU family protein, translated to MTEAMMEDQVMEVLDKLRPFLLRDGGDCELVDVEDGIVKLRLLGACGSCPSSTITLKAGIERALVEEVPGVVEVEQVF
- a CDS encoding DUF86 domain-containing protein, translated to MYFIDRGKIKEAITYMDALIALYEENGQWNSLKDQLALERLALGAIEAVIDVGNSMIDGFIMRDPGSYEDIIDILVDEKVITEEMDQPLKELVGLRKMLVREFIAVDHTEIKRVMDAQLDSLKQFGPKVAHYLEHELGPVSAFIPENDNGKN
- a CDS encoding leucyl aminopeptidase, encoding MEINVLKSTEQNEAEILIVGLSRHPENADGWKGLEKRFDGRLADWVKGGLSFDSNSLSIYPTLKGDIPRVLFVGIGDRKKLSEDDLRRSFGIAGKQLVKEKIRHAAIYTASFENGEVTGEQVAHLAAEGIQMGAYRFADYKTNSNEVDHRVESLSFLTEQSADAIRQAAFVGTVHAEAVNEARTLVNMPANILTPTAMAEYAQELSEAYGFETDILGRSEIEELGMGALLAVNQGSVEEPRLIVMKYKATDSFEAPLALVGKGITFDTGGYSLKPKDGIVGMKGDMGGAAAVLGAMRVIGELKPDKDVVAVIASTDNMVSGNAFKPDDVITSMSGKTIEILNTDAEGRLVLADAVTYAKQLGASQVVDVATLTGGVIVALGKDKTGALTNDGAFYEKLLDVSKKTGEFIWQLPLTESDKKRLRKSDVADLNNSPGRDGHMIFGGGFVGEFVGDTPWIHLDIAGTSHADAAHDLGPAGGTGAMVRTLALFVEKLGNKE
- a CDS encoding NUDIX domain-containing protein, coding for MSRNKRGDVWLGAAGLVVNQRNEWLVVKKRYGGLHGKWSLPAGFVEKDETVDQAALREVKEETGIDCTVLGMIGFRSGVIKGRISDNMAVFLLRPLENEQPVIAQQEELYEAAWRSPEDLSEDQDASVMLHEMASYIVEEGFESIEDVDPGHIFGYTDYKLFFRHKY
- a CDS encoding NAD(P)/FAD-dependent oxidoreductase, which codes for MKRPSILVLGAGYGGLTTVVNLQKEFGTDAADITLINKNEYHYESTWLHEAAAGTLLPEQVRYDIKDVIDTGKVNFVQATVEGIDVDSKKVSTDNGEFTYDYLVIGLGFEGETFGIEGLDTYALSIANVKAARYIREHIEFQFATWSTEEVKNDSRLTIVVGGAGFTGIEFLGELANRVPELCKEFDVPREKVRVICVEAAPMVLPGFDPELVDYAVGHLQAKGIEFSIGTPVVEATPEGVKIKKNDDEFEFIYAGTVVWAAGVRGNRLIEETSIESMRARIKVEKDMRAPGYSDVFIVGDCALMINEETNRPYPPTAQIAMQQGERIAKNIKALAGDGTTEEFVPNLKGTVCSLGEEDAIGVVFGKKVTGKRASFMKKMIDNRALYMIGGPGLVLKKGKFKVL
- a CDS encoding HAD hydrolase-like protein; this translates as MPGNGAITAVVSKAADVDPVFIGKPEIHMLEAIQHEWGFEKGEMVMIGDNYDTDIQAGIRFGIDTVHVNTGVTPMDAVMQKDHPATHMLENLSFWKH
- a CDS encoding YuiB family protein is translated as MNSSFTIVQLIISILLFYVMFFGIGFLLNMLLRMTWLMAVVYPVVILLVIDDVGVFDYFRAPGESFSMLGETIRSLTGSDIAVLTAGFLGAVTSGIVMKILRKMGYQMF
- a CDS encoding YuzB family protein, with protein sequence MNPIIEFCMSNLANGSEESFAKLEQDPNLDVLEYGCLSYCSQCAESLFALVNGEIVEADSPEELTKKIYEFIEENPLF
- a CDS encoding NAD(P)/FAD-dependent oxidoreductase, whose amino-acid sequence is MKKLVLLGGGYGNMRVLLRLLPNNFPQDMEIILIDRTPFHSMKTEFYALAAGTESDQEVRVPFPEHERLKIVNGEIREIGLEEKCIFLEDGQRIAYDELIIGLGCIDKYHGVPGADEFTYSIQTIGNSRKTYEALLGLKSGATVGVVGAGLSGIELASELRESRSDLQIKLFDRSPRILRDFPERLSNFVKKWFDNNNVDVVSNSNITKVEPNLLHNHEETIPVDAVVWTAGIQPVKPVRDLNLESDGSGRIIINQYHQLPNDENVYVVGDCAALPMAPSAQLAEEQAEQIVKVLRMKWKGEELPETMPEIKLKGFLGSLGKKQGFAYLADRTVTGRIARLMKSGVLWMYKWHNG
- a CDS encoding HAD-IIA family hydrolase — translated: MEKIKRYKAYCLDLDGTVYRGEAPVQEAAQFVSRLQQQGIEAFYVTNNASKTQGQLYEKLKRVGVNADKSRIMSSAVAAAKYIKRWYPGRTVYLIGSDGLKEALDAEGIDCVEKQADIVLMGLDPQITYEKLSRACLEVQRGAVFLSTNQDLAYPTEEGFCQATGP
- a CDS encoding YuzD family protein, whose product is MTKIPNIEVYGTDQICASCVNAPSSKDTYEWLEAAISRKYKDQPFSISYIDIEKPLQDAKQQEYAERILEDEFFYPLVLIEGEVVGEGYIQLKPVYQELEKHGFAAAE
- a CDS encoding YutD family protein — translated: MITIEKWNYEVIEDHREGFQEEAFQNRYSDILAKYDYILGDWGYGQLRLKGFFEDSNNKASYDTKISTLQDYLYEYCNFGCSYFVLKKAGKAPEPEVQEQPEPPEAD
- a CDS encoding HesB/IscA family protein, whose amino-acid sequence is MTQVVEITEAASFQVKEMMRHNEEEGSFLRVAVKGGGCSGLTYGMGFEPEVAETDDQYEQHGVRILINKEDAPILQGTVVDYKQSLMGGGFTIDNPNAIASCGCGTSFRTAKKAGTPENC
- a CDS encoding divergent PAP2 family protein, with amino-acid sequence MELLSNTPLMIALFAIFFAQFVKIPIQYAVTRELNWGLFTSTGGMPSSHSAAVTSLTTAVAYEAGISSTVFAVSALFAVITMYDATGVRFQAGQQALTINRLRQDLNNFMEETRKWPSKKEEEKIEELKTLLGHKPSEVFMGALTGIALSVVFYSML
- a CDS encoding YuiA family protein, translating into MTVFKKRTTANHCPYCAGQGYFQLRLGGSETCSCCSGSGKNK